One part of the Sphingopyxis sp. TUF1 genome encodes these proteins:
- a CDS encoding sulfatase-like hydrolase/transferase, whose protein sequence is MRRNRTKRRAARGTAVTVRLLAAALLFGAGYAIANRFPLVHTVAYRLAAGDPQSAATAFLFLALQAAVFLAALFVFSRRRAAMLLVLAGASMLVNIGYAQLVGELLDAGSLAWLIAEVRQAGNAAGEFGGELLWVAVQVAAALALFVAARRLARSAVPWRGGTRWGAVTLALLIAPSILYRHAAVWPEGTERSLYGLAIDLATAPPPPPRGAVAIVPNSAANAPRHIVWVIDESVAEAPFRKLIAPKLANTPHVDFGVAAAMGHCSAPAQVALRSGVDVRRVGPRTDLRRTPSIWAYAKGAGYRTAMIDGQTSGAPQNLLLPPERALIDAYRPMPGGVDTDLKIADAINRDLKGEVKTFTYAVLRGVHFQYRDHYPAGAIPADSPVALHYATALRWSKGRFFERLLDGIDRERVAIVYTSDHGQNLTPGALPHCSAEAVADEFRVPLLAFLPPRIAARYADAPLGGHSVSQIFPATLIWMGYDAAAVTARYDNDLSERTARFVWFGRTVIPTGGDAAIDVTAGSKFPGE, encoded by the coding sequence ATGAGGCGAAACAGGACCAAAAGGCGAGCGGCGCGTGGTACAGCCGTCACTGTGCGGCTGCTGGCCGCTGCGTTGCTGTTCGGCGCGGGCTATGCGATCGCAAATCGGTTCCCACTGGTCCACACCGTCGCCTACCGCCTCGCCGCCGGCGACCCGCAGAGCGCGGCAACGGCGTTCCTGTTTCTTGCCCTTCAGGCGGCCGTGTTCCTGGCGGCGCTGTTTGTGTTTTCGCGGCGCCGGGCGGCAATGCTGCTGGTGCTCGCGGGTGCTTCGATGCTCGTCAACATCGGTTATGCGCAGCTCGTTGGCGAACTGCTCGACGCGGGATCGCTTGCCTGGCTGATTGCCGAAGTGCGACAGGCGGGCAATGCCGCGGGCGAGTTCGGCGGCGAATTGCTGTGGGTCGCTGTGCAGGTCGCAGCCGCACTCGCGCTGTTCGTCGCGGCGCGGCGCTTGGCGCGGAGCGCGGTGCCCTGGCGCGGGGGCACCCGCTGGGGCGCCGTGACGCTTGCGCTGCTGATCGCGCCGAGCATCCTTTATCGCCACGCCGCGGTGTGGCCCGAGGGGACCGAGCGCAGCCTTTACGGGCTGGCCATCGACCTTGCGACCGCGCCGCCGCCGCCGCCGCGCGGCGCGGTGGCGATCGTGCCGAACAGCGCGGCGAACGCGCCGCGACATATCGTCTGGGTGATCGACGAAAGCGTTGCCGAAGCGCCCTTCCGAAAGCTGATCGCGCCAAAGCTGGCGAACACGCCGCATGTCGACTTCGGTGTGGCGGCGGCGATGGGGCATTGCAGTGCGCCGGCGCAGGTCGCGTTGCGGTCGGGGGTCGATGTGCGCCGCGTCGGTCCCCGCACCGACCTTCGCCGCACGCCGTCGATCTGGGCTTATGCCAAGGGGGCGGGATACCGGACGGCGATGATCGACGGACAGACGTCGGGGGCGCCGCAGAACCTGCTGTTGCCGCCCGAGCGCGCATTGATCGACGCCTATCGCCCGATGCCCGGCGGGGTCGATACCGACCTGAAAATTGCCGATGCGATCAACCGCGACCTGAAAGGCGAGGTAAAGACCTTTACTTACGCCGTCCTGCGCGGCGTCCACTTTCAGTATCGCGACCATTATCCCGCTGGCGCGATCCCGGCGGATAGCCCTGTCGCGCTGCATTATGCGACGGCGCTTCGCTGGTCGAAGGGCCGGTTTTTCGAACGGCTGCTGGACGGCATCGACCGCGAGCGCGTCGCGATCGTCTATACGTCCGACCATGGGCAAAACCTGACGCCCGGCGCACTGCCGCATTGTAGCGCCGAGGCGGTGGCCGACGAGTTTCGTGTACCGCTGCTCGCGTTTCTTCCTCCGCGGATCGCGGCGCGCTATGCCGATGCGCCGCTCGGGGGGCATTCGGTGAGCCAGATATTTCCCGCGACGCTGATCTGGATGGGATATGACGCGGCGGCGGTAACGGCGCGATACGACAATGATCTGTCCGAGCGCACAGCGCGTTTTGTTTGGTTCGGACGGACGGTGATCCCCACCGGCGGTGATGCGGCGATCGACGTCACCGCGGGATCCAAATTTCCGGGGGAGTGA
- a CDS encoding DUF2171 domain-containing protein encodes MAEHDHSAIKEDMTVIGADGVHVGTVDHLDGERIKLTKADSGDGKHHYLPAGLVAAVEGDTVRLSATAANAIDLFEEAE; translated from the coding sequence ATGGCCGAGCATGACCATAGCGCGATCAAGGAAGATATGACCGTCATCGGCGCCGACGGCGTCCATGTCGGAACGGTGGATCACCTCGACGGCGAACGTATCAAACTGACCAAGGCTGACAGCGGCGATGGCAAGCACCATTACCTTCCCGCCGGGCTGGTTGCCGCGGTCGAAGGCGACACGGTTCGTCTGTCCGCGACCGCCGCAAACGCGATCGATCTGTTCGAGGAAGCCGAATAG
- a CDS encoding DsbA family oxidoreductase, with protein MTEPHVPRLSVDIVSDVMCPWCIIGWLKFQRVVDHFRGRLDFRVQWHPFELNPDMPPEGEDAAAHVMRKYGVSAEQSRANTGRLAAIAGELGFVFNRGPDFRMRNSFDAHRLLTWAGASEAPDQQAAAGVQTALKMALFAAHFTDNRDVSDHAVLIDVAASVGLDRERAAAILASGEFGEMVRTEQGWWADRNITGVPAFILDGQMLVPGAQDPEVFIRVIEKKVLGLVA; from the coding sequence GTGACCGAGCCGCATGTGCCGCGTCTGAGCGTTGACATTGTGTCCGACGTCATGTGCCCCTGGTGCATTATAGGCTGGCTGAAATTCCAGCGAGTGGTGGATCATTTCAGGGGGCGGCTGGATTTTCGCGTCCAGTGGCATCCGTTCGAGCTCAATCCCGACATGCCGCCGGAGGGCGAGGACGCGGCGGCGCATGTGATGCGCAAATACGGCGTCAGCGCCGAACAGAGCCGCGCCAATACGGGGCGTCTCGCCGCAATTGCGGGTGAGCTGGGCTTCGTTTTCAACCGGGGGCCGGACTTTCGGATGCGTAACAGTTTCGACGCGCACCGGCTGCTGACTTGGGCGGGGGCGAGCGAGGCGCCCGACCAGCAAGCGGCAGCCGGCGTGCAGACCGCGCTGAAGATGGCGCTGTTCGCTGCGCATTTTACCGACAATCGCGACGTCAGCGACCATGCCGTGCTCATCGACGTCGCGGCGTCGGTCGGGCTCGATCGCGAACGCGCGGCGGCGATTCTGGCATCAGGCGAGTTTGGGGAGATGGTGCGGACCGAGCAAGGCTGGTGGGCCGACCGGAATATCACCGGGGTGCCCGCTTTCATCCTTGATGGACAGATGCTGGTTCCGGGGGCACAGGATCCCGAGGTGTTCATTCGTGTGATCGAAAAGAAGGTGCTCGGTCTCGTCGCATAG
- the mnmA gene encoding tRNA 2-thiouridine(34) synthase MnmA, with product MAPTMIDSLPSPAGLAQADFQLAGAMKDRRIVVAMSGGVDSSVVAALAARSGAEVIGVTLQLYDHGAKAKRVGACCAGQDIRDARAVADRLGFAHHVHDHESRFRDTVIDQFADEYLNGRTPIPCVRCNMGVKFTDLFHLARELGADCLATGHYVRRVMGARGAELHRAIDPARDQSYFLFATTQEQLDFLRFPLGGLEKSVVREIARDLGLGVAGKPDSQDICFVPDGDYATLVRKLRPDADDRGNIVHIDGTVLGTHKGLIHYTVGQRRGIDIGGQAEPLYVVRLDAEKKQVVVGPRHALAVSGARIGEANWLDSVEAREVLAKVRSMAKPVPARVIGDRLHFAAPEYGVAPGQAAVLYDAGNPSRVLGGGWIEETFAAE from the coding sequence ATGGCGCCGACCATGATCGACAGTTTGCCCTCCCCCGCCGGGCTTGCCCAGGCCGACTTTCAGCTCGCGGGCGCCATGAAGGACCGGCGAATCGTCGTCGCGATGTCGGGCGGAGTCGACTCGAGTGTGGTCGCTGCGCTTGCTGCGCGATCGGGCGCGGAAGTGATCGGTGTGACGCTTCAGCTCTATGATCATGGAGCCAAGGCGAAGCGCGTGGGTGCCTGTTGTGCGGGGCAGGATATTCGCGACGCGCGCGCCGTCGCCGACCGTTTGGGTTTCGCACATCACGTCCATGACCATGAAAGCCGTTTTCGCGACACGGTGATCGACCAGTTCGCCGACGAATATCTGAACGGCCGGACGCCGATTCCGTGCGTGCGTTGCAACATGGGGGTGAAGTTTACCGACCTGTTCCACCTCGCAAGAGAATTGGGTGCGGACTGCCTTGCAACCGGCCATTATGTCCGCCGCGTCATGGGCGCTAGGGGTGCCGAACTGCACCGCGCCATCGATCCGGCGCGCGACCAGAGCTATTTTCTTTTCGCAACGACGCAGGAACAGCTCGACTTCCTGCGCTTTCCGCTCGGCGGGCTGGAAAAGAGCGTGGTCCGCGAAATCGCCCGCGACCTTGGCTTGGGCGTCGCGGGAAAGCCCGATAGTCAGGACATCTGCTTCGTACCCGATGGCGACTATGCAACGCTGGTGCGTAAGCTCCGCCCTGACGCCGATGATCGGGGCAACATCGTTCATATCGACGGCACGGTGCTCGGCACGCACAAGGGCCTCATTCATTATACCGTTGGGCAGCGACGCGGGATCGACATCGGCGGACAGGCTGAGCCGCTCTACGTCGTGCGGCTCGATGCGGAAAAGAAACAGGTCGTCGTCGGGCCGCGGCACGCGCTTGCGGTGTCGGGAGCGCGGATAGGCGAAGCGAACTGGCTGGACAGCGTTGAAGCGCGGGAAGTTCTGGCCAAGGTGCGCAGCATGGCAAAGCCCGTTCCGGCGCGCGTTATCGGCGACCGGCTGCACTTCGCCGCCCCTGAATATGGTGTCGCTCCAGGACAGGCGGCGGTACTCTACGACGCTGGCAATCCATCGCGCGTACTCGGCGGCGGCTGGATCGAAGAAACGTTCGCGGCGGAATAG
- a CDS encoding DUF1153 domain-containing protein translates to MIENQKIRPAQVIGPLGEPLTLDSLPPSTTTRWVVRRKAEVVAAVNGGLLTVDEACERYGLTLEEFASWQRSIDRSGMPGLRVTRIQHYRDLYERQQRF, encoded by the coding sequence ATGATCGAGAATCAGAAAATCCGGCCCGCACAGGTCATCGGCCCCTTGGGCGAACCGCTCACGCTCGACTCGCTGCCCCCGTCGACGACGACCCGTTGGGTCGTTCGCCGCAAGGCAGAGGTCGTCGCGGCAGTGAACGGCGGTCTTCTGACCGTCGACGAGGCGTGCGAACGCTATGGGCTAACGCTCGAGGAATTTGCCAGCTGGCAGCGGTCGATCGATCGCAGCGGCATGCCGGGGCTGCGCGTCACGCGCATCCAACATTACCGCGATCTGTATGAGCGCCAGCAGCGCTTCTGA
- a CDS encoding GNAT family N-acetyltransferase, translated as MTGTGRQVTGQADGARGGRRIEDVVIHSRLNDGTAVCLRAITPDDGPLIRDGIAKLSAESRYLRFFSPASSLPDAVIERLVDVDGHDHIAWGAICSSCPDRPAIGAVHAVRHRHDGPVGEFSVAVLDAFHGKGLARMMTAALLVHCLAEGLVELEIHMLSENAAARRLVKMLGAGWAGETAGVAEYRLDVAAGLAALRADADAPGVCDILAAFEARI; from the coding sequence ATGACCGGGACGGGCAGGCAGGTGACTGGGCAGGCCGACGGCGCGCGAGGCGGCCGACGGATCGAAGATGTCGTGATCCACAGCCGGCTCAACGACGGAACCGCGGTCTGCCTGCGCGCTATCACCCCCGACGACGGCCCGCTGATCCGCGACGGCATTGCTAAGCTGTCGGCCGAATCGCGTTATCTGCGCTTTTTCTCCCCTGCATCGTCGCTGCCTGATGCGGTGATCGAGCGCCTTGTCGATGTCGACGGGCATGACCATATCGCATGGGGCGCGATTTGCAGTTCATGTCCCGACCGGCCCGCGATCGGCGCTGTCCATGCGGTGCGGCATCGTCACGACGGACCCGTTGGCGAATTTTCGGTGGCTGTCCTCGACGCGTTTCACGGCAAGGGGCTCGCCCGGATGATGACGGCCGCACTGCTCGTCCATTGCCTGGCCGAGGGGTTGGTCGAGCTCGAGATCCATATGCTGTCGGAAAACGCCGCCGCGCGGCGCCTCGTCAAAATGCTCGGTGCTGGCTGGGCGGGCGAAACGGCGGGGGTTGCCGAATATCGGCTCGACGTCGCCGCGGGACTCGCTGCGCTGCGCGCCGACGCCGATGCGCCGGGCGTTTGCGACATTTTGGCTGCGTTCGAGGCGCGAATATAG
- the lepA gene encoding translation elongation factor 4 has product MTTPLSHIRNFSIIAHIDHGKSTLADRLIQFTGGLTAREMSAQVLDNMDIEKERGITIKAQTVRLKYTAKDGETYQLNLMDTPGHVDFAYEVSRSLAACEGALLVVDAAQGVEAQTLANVYQSIEHDHEIVPVINKIDLPAADVDKVKAEIEDIIGLPADDAVLASAKAGIGIEECLEAIVTKIPPPKGDAAAPLLAMLVDSWYDPYLGVVILVRVVDGVLKKGQQIKFMQAGTTHLIDRVGCFTPKREELTEIGPGEIGFITAQIKDVAQARVGDTVTDAKKPAAAPLPGFKEVQPVVFCGLFPTDANDFEKLRESIQKLRLNDASFSFEMESSAALGFGFRCGFLGLLHLEIIQERLTREYDLDLITTAPSVVYKLKLSHTKNEAAKEIELHNPADMPDPNRIDEIEEPWIEAVIYVPDDYLGPILKLCQDRRGVQKNLTYVGGRAQITYELPLNEVVFDFYDRLKSISRGYASFDYHQIGHRAGDLVKMSILVNNEPVDALSMIVHRGSAESRGRGMCERLKDLIPRHMFKIPIQAAIGGKVIARETIAALRKDVTAKCYGGDATRKKKLLEKQKEGKKRMREYGNVNIPQEAFIAALRMGDDG; this is encoded by the coding sequence ATGACCACGCCCTTGTCCCACATCCGCAATTTTTCGATCATCGCGCATATCGACCATGGCAAGTCGACGCTCGCCGACCGGCTGATCCAGTTCACCGGCGGGCTCACCGCGCGCGAAATGTCGGCGCAGGTGCTCGACAATATGGACATCGAAAAGGAACGCGGCATCACGATCAAGGCGCAGACGGTGCGCCTGAAATACACCGCCAAGGATGGCGAGACCTATCAGCTCAACCTGATGGACACGCCGGGGCACGTCGATTTCGCCTATGAAGTGTCGCGGTCGCTCGCGGCGTGCGAGGGCGCGCTGCTCGTCGTCGACGCGGCGCAGGGGGTGGAGGCGCAGACGCTGGCGAACGTCTATCAGTCGATCGAGCACGACCATGAAATCGTGCCGGTGATCAACAAGATCGACCTGCCCGCCGCCGACGTCGACAAGGTGAAGGCCGAGATCGAGGACATCATCGGCCTGCCCGCCGACGACGCCGTACTCGCGTCGGCCAAGGCGGGGATCGGCATCGAGGAATGCCTCGAGGCGATCGTGACCAAGATCCCGCCGCCGAAGGGCGACGCCGCGGCGCCGCTACTCGCGATGCTCGTCGACAGCTGGTACGACCCCTATCTGGGCGTCGTCATCCTCGTCCGCGTCGTCGACGGCGTCTTGAAAAAAGGACAGCAGATCAAATTCATGCAGGCGGGCACCACCCATTTGATCGACCGCGTCGGCTGTTTCACCCCGAAGCGCGAGGAACTGACCGAGATTGGCCCCGGCGAGATCGGCTTCATCACCGCGCAGATCAAGGACGTCGCGCAGGCGCGCGTCGGCGATACAGTGACCGACGCCAAGAAACCCGCCGCGGCGCCGCTGCCGGGGTTCAAGGAAGTCCAACCGGTCGTCTTTTGCGGCCTCTTCCCGACCGACGCGAACGACTTCGAGAAATTGCGCGAGTCGATCCAGAAGCTCCGCCTCAACGATGCGAGCTTCTCGTTCGAGATGGAGAGCAGCGCGGCGCTCGGTTTCGGCTTCCGCTGCGGCTTTTTGGGGCTGCTGCATCTGGAGATTATCCAGGAGCGGCTGACCCGCGAGTACGACCTCGACCTCATCACCACCGCGCCGTCGGTGGTCTATAAGCTGAAGCTCAGCCACACCAAGAATGAGGCGGCGAAGGAGATCGAGCTCCACAACCCCGCCGACATGCCCGACCCCAACCGCATCGACGAGATTGAGGAGCCGTGGATCGAGGCGGTGATCTACGTCCCCGACGACTATCTCGGCCCGATCCTCAAGCTCTGCCAGGATCGCCGCGGGGTGCAGAAGAATTTGACTTATGTGGGCGGCCGCGCGCAGATCACCTATGAACTGCCGCTCAACGAAGTCGTGTTCGACTTTTACGATCGGCTGAAGAGCATCAGCCGCGGTTATGCGTCGTTCGACTATCACCAGATCGGCCACCGCGCCGGCGATCTTGTGAAGATGAGCATCCTCGTCAACAACGAGCCCGTCGATGCGCTGTCGATGATCGTCCACCGCGGTTCGGCCGAAAGCCGCGGTCGCGGCATGTGCGAGCGGCTGAAGGACCTGATCCCGCGCCACATGTTCAAAATCCCGATCCAGGCGGCGATCGGCGGCAAGGTGATCGCTCGCGAAACCATCGCCGCGCTGCGCAAGGACGTGACCGCCAAATGCTACGGCGGCGACGCGACCCGCAAGAAAAAGCTGCTCGAAAAGCAGAAAGAGGGCAAAAAGCGGATGCGCGAATATGGGAATGTGAACATCCCGCAGGAGGCGTTTATCGCCGCGCTGCGGATGGGTGACGACGGATAA
- a CDS encoding Eco57I restriction-modification methylase domain-containing protein: protein MTLSSDQLQEIITELVTRPGHEKVRGLIYKLLTDGLGATSRDIGFEQQTFEIRGRIDALLGRTVIELKSDLRKEVFADQLSGYLKDRRTVTGQDYVGIVTDGATFSVHELADGDTLIELGSYTPNPDEPFGLTRWLESVVALQDQLIPDIPRIKIELGRESVLYRRALRELRLLWADIGADPEVAVKRSLWDRLLNTAYGNEVDAPELFLQHTYLVIVAKAIATAAFVRHLPATGEHLLDGRPFSDLGIVGAVESDFFDWLLKAPGGDALVLKIARQAARFDLSAIEADLLKGLYESLIDPAQRHELGEYYTPDWLAARIVEAAVEKPLSDRVIDPSCGSGTFLFHAVRRLAAAGKSAGLSGEEVVSLAAEKIAGIDIHPVAVIFARATWLLAIAPTLSDGRPERFAVPVYLGDALQWHGGDLASEDFEITVPAVPDYTGEDARFGRQLLRFPKGVATNPDALDQLLQQMLGMAERERPLAEFQRWMESSPLIDTSDRKILAATYKTLAMLHQQGRNHIWGYIARNMSRPVWLAGEAQKADVVVGNPPWVAYSRMDKALKARFKSAMEQFELWGGTGSVSGFDLSAYFFARAMQLYMRRDGRIAFILPYASMFKQPYAKFRTGRFRLAGSIQYMKVDAGWDLTGVDCRPDALFPVPSSVWFGRFASSKQALPEKATAFLGHLARRDAGVEEAANSITAEEIDWPDADTGKGGSAYRNAFRSGALLYPRRLVLVERMPAGRLGENPHAPRVRGRIGSQDKKPWKDIEPPQGPVESGFISRVYLGENVFPYRLGTPLEGVVPVKSGHVLTSSSAINAGAMHLSQWLEQCEKLWTGHGEGTRSFANHLNYFDQLLSQFPLRKLRVVYAKSGTQPAAAIIEDDTAVFDHKLYWAECLTRQQAQYLIAILNSETARSRAEKWQAEGQWGKRDFDKVMFNLPIPTFDSRIALHRELAAVAAKAEVAAAVVTINQGDYFVTVRNRIRKHLTEVGLAPAIDKLVEKLLDGG from the coding sequence ATGACATTATCGTCGGACCAACTACAGGAAATCATTACCGAGTTGGTCACAAGACCGGGCCATGAGAAAGTCCGCGGTCTGATTTACAAGCTATTGACCGATGGCCTTGGAGCAACCTCGCGCGACATTGGTTTCGAGCAACAAACCTTCGAAATTCGGGGCAGGATCGATGCGCTGCTGGGGCGCACGGTGATCGAACTGAAATCCGATCTTCGAAAAGAGGTCTTCGCCGACCAGCTTAGCGGATATCTGAAGGACCGGCGGACGGTCACGGGGCAGGACTATGTCGGCATCGTCACCGACGGCGCGACATTCTCTGTGCATGAACTCGCCGATGGCGACACGCTAATTGAACTCGGTTCTTATACCCCAAACCCCGACGAGCCGTTCGGCCTTACACGCTGGCTGGAAAGCGTCGTCGCGCTGCAAGATCAGCTGATCCCCGACATTCCGCGTATTAAAATCGAACTCGGCCGGGAATCGGTCCTATACCGGCGAGCGCTGCGCGAGCTTCGGCTCCTTTGGGCCGACATCGGCGCCGACCCCGAAGTCGCAGTCAAGCGATCACTGTGGGACCGTCTGCTCAACACCGCCTATGGCAATGAAGTCGATGCGCCGGAACTGTTCCTGCAACACACCTATCTGGTCATCGTTGCAAAAGCGATCGCGACAGCCGCGTTCGTCCGGCATCTGCCGGCAACGGGCGAGCATTTGCTCGATGGCCGCCCTTTCAGTGACCTTGGAATAGTCGGCGCGGTCGAATCCGATTTTTTCGACTGGCTGCTAAAGGCGCCCGGCGGCGATGCGCTGGTCCTGAAGATCGCGCGGCAAGCCGCACGGTTCGACCTTTCCGCGATCGAGGCCGACCTTCTGAAGGGCCTGTATGAGAGCCTGATCGACCCGGCGCAGCGCCACGAACTCGGTGAATATTACACCCCCGACTGGCTTGCCGCGCGCATTGTCGAGGCGGCCGTCGAAAAGCCTCTGTCGGATCGTGTCATCGACCCGTCCTGCGGATCAGGAACCTTCCTTTTCCACGCAGTCAGGCGGTTGGCAGCGGCGGGCAAATCGGCCGGCCTGTCGGGCGAAGAGGTGGTATCATTGGCCGCAGAAAAGATCGCCGGTATCGACATCCACCCGGTGGCGGTGATTTTCGCCCGCGCGACATGGCTGCTCGCCATCGCGCCGACATTGAGCGATGGGCGTCCCGAACGCTTTGCCGTCCCGGTCTATCTCGGCGACGCCCTGCAATGGCACGGCGGCGATCTGGCGAGCGAAGATTTCGAAATCACCGTTCCCGCCGTTCCCGATTACACGGGCGAGGATGCACGCTTCGGGCGCCAATTATTGCGTTTCCCGAAAGGCGTAGCAACCAATCCCGATGCGCTCGACCAGCTGCTCCAACAGATGTTAGGCATGGCCGAACGCGAGCGGCCGCTGGCGGAGTTTCAGCGCTGGATGGAATCCAGTCCGTTGATCGACACCTCTGATCGGAAAATCTTGGCGGCGACCTATAAAACGCTGGCCATGCTCCACCAGCAGGGACGCAACCATATCTGGGGTTATATCGCGCGCAATATGTCGCGCCCGGTGTGGTTGGCGGGCGAAGCGCAAAAAGCCGATGTGGTGGTCGGCAATCCGCCATGGGTCGCCTATTCGCGCATGGACAAGGCGCTGAAGGCGCGTTTCAAGTCGGCGATGGAACAATTCGAACTGTGGGGCGGAACCGGCAGCGTTTCAGGTTTCGACCTCAGCGCCTATTTCTTCGCGCGTGCGATGCAGCTCTATATGCGCCGCGATGGACGAATCGCCTTCATCCTGCCCTATGCCTCGATGTTCAAACAGCCCTATGCGAAGTTCCGCACCGGGCGATTCCGACTGGCGGGGTCGATTCAATATATGAAGGTCGATGCCGGGTGGGATCTGACCGGGGTCGATTGTCGGCCCGACGCGCTGTTCCCCGTGCCGTCAAGCGTCTGGTTCGGCCGCTTCGCCAGTTCGAAGCAAGCGCTGCCTGAAAAAGCCACGGCATTTTTAGGCCATCTGGCGCGGCGCGATGCCGGGGTTGAGGAGGCCGCCAATTCGATAACGGCCGAGGAAATCGACTGGCCCGACGCCGATACGGGCAAGGGTGGATCGGCTTATCGCAATGCGTTCCGATCGGGCGCGTTGCTCTATCCACGACGGCTGGTGCTCGTCGAGCGAATGCCGGCTGGCCGCCTGGGCGAGAATCCCCACGCCCCGCGCGTGCGCGGCCGTATCGGAAGCCAGGACAAAAAGCCTTGGAAAGACATTGAGCCACCGCAAGGGCCGGTCGAATCGGGCTTTATCAGCCGCGTCTATCTGGGGGAGAATGTCTTTCCCTATCGCCTCGGCACGCCGCTGGAGGGCGTCGTCCCCGTGAAGAGCGGGCACGTCCTGACGAGCTCGTCCGCGATCAACGCCGGGGCCATGCACCTGTCGCAATGGTTGGAACAATGCGAGAAGCTGTGGACGGGTCATGGGGAAGGGACACGTAGTTTCGCCAATCATCTCAACTATTTCGACCAGCTTCTGTCGCAGTTCCCGCTCCGCAAATTGAGAGTGGTCTATGCAAAGTCCGGCACCCAGCCGGCCGCAGCAATCATCGAAGACGATACGGCTGTCTTTGATCACAAGCTTTATTGGGCTGAGTGCCTAACGCGCCAACAAGCTCAATATCTCATTGCCATCCTCAACAGTGAAACGGCTCGATCGCGTGCCGAAAAATGGCAAGCCGAGGGACAGTGGGGCAAACGTGACTTTGACAAGGTCATGTTCAACCTGCCGATTCCGACCTTCGACTCGCGCATCGCGCTGCATCGCGAACTTGCGGCCGTCGCTGCCAAGGCAGAAGTCGCCGCCGCCGTGGTCACCATCAACCAAGGCGATTATTTTGTCACCGTGCGCAATCGTATCCGCAAACATCTGACCGAGGTCGGACTGGCGCCCGCCATCGACAAACTTGTGGAAAAGCTGCTCGACGGCGGATGA
- a CDS encoding transposase, whose amino-acid sequence MPLTIDPPPATELDLAEVTARLDESGMDLSDDASVAHCTALLAGLARNRDFLADRVIAALKQGCADQVAINRHSAQVFLLHRGARGYYLRANLWPAATDAVTTASGTQAFAYALPHDHNFHFLTIGYFGPGYISDDYEVDPEAIDGRLGEPLALRAMGQSQLCEGKMMLYRAHRDVHSQHPPPGLSVSLNIMDEGEHIPWRDQYIVDLGSVGAAPHAPATIAQRPTLTSTELLLRAAVDLHENAHDIADHFAKAHPVPRVRAHALAALAAAKAGEGRAAVLERGLRDPDARVRDDCRRWLA is encoded by the coding sequence ATGCCCCTGACCATCGACCCGCCGCCCGCGACCGAACTCGACCTCGCCGAAGTCACCGCGCGCCTCGACGAAAGCGGGATGGACCTGTCCGACGACGCCAGCGTCGCGCACTGCACCGCGCTCCTCGCCGGCCTCGCGCGCAACCGCGACTTCCTCGCCGACCGCGTCATCGCCGCGCTCAAGCAGGGCTGCGCCGACCAGGTCGCGATCAACCGCCATTCGGCGCAGGTCTTCCTGCTCCACCGCGGCGCGCGCGGCTATTATCTGCGCGCAAACCTCTGGCCCGCCGCGACCGACGCCGTCACCACCGCCAGCGGCACGCAGGCCTTTGCCTACGCCCTGCCGCACGACCATAATTTCCACTTCCTCACCATCGGCTATTTCGGCCCCGGTTACATCAGCGACGATTATGAGGTTGACCCGGAAGCCATCGACGGCCGCCTCGGCGAACCGCTCGCGCTGCGCGCCATGGGGCAGAGCCAGCTTTGCGAAGGCAAGATGATGCTCTACCGCGCCCACCGCGACGTCCACAGCCAGCACCCGCCGCCCGGCCTGTCGGTCAGCCTCAACATCATGGATGAGGGCGAACATATCCCCTGGCGCGACCAATATATCGTCGACCTCGGCTCCGTCGGCGCCGCACCGCACGCCCCGGCGACGATCGCGCAGCGCCCGACGCTCACCAGCACCGAATTGCTGCTCCGCGCCGCCGTCGACCTCCACGAAAACGCCCACGACATCGCCGACCATTTCGCAAAAGCCCACCCCGTCCCCCGCGTCCGCGCCCACGCCCTCGCCGCCCTCGCCGCGGCGAAGGCGGGCGAGGGCAGGGCGGCGGTCCTCGAACGCGGCCTGCGCGATCCGGACGCGCGGGTCAGGGATGATTGCCGGCGGTGGCTGGCGTAA